Proteins encoded by one window of Culicoides brevitarsis isolate CSIRO-B50_1 chromosome 2, AGI_CSIRO_Cbre_v1, whole genome shotgun sequence:
- the LOC134829432 gene encoding CWF19-like protein 1 homolog: MTDNKQKVLICGDIRGSYKQFFTKIDSTNKKAGPFDLVLCAGSFFSDTNNDELVAYKNGFKHVSCPTYILGPTTEASNAFFSTLDMNDDEICQNLSYLGKRGLYTTSSGLRIAYLSGTEAKSDETETPAWQFTKKDVIAVRDSCLASKSSGEYRGVDVLITAQEPKLGENEGSVLISWLALQIKPRYHFCSMSETYNERPPYRTPRDQTTSIDLSTRLITLASVTNATKAKYLYAANIQPVEKMRVIDLLQKTTDETECPYLKLQFNVETSSGINKNQEQNQFFYDMNDPQDFHGKRRHGGNNHGHQKRPRQQQFDQEKCWFCLSSPDVEKHLVITVGENFYMAMPKGPINENHVLLLSVNHIQSSALLSNESWEELLRFKDALRKFYASIGQVVCFFERNYRTSHLLIDCIPLPKTLEWQIKLTINDKSDEYNLQMETVPNLMDPTDLPDHGPYFSIELPDDSVMLTRQMKNFPIQLTREIMCAETLLNDESKIDWRECKLSKDEELEYVKQFRLKFGHFDFNLDEFKE, encoded by the exons ATGACGGATAACAAgcaaaaagt tcTCATTTGCGGCGACATCCGTGGCAGctacaaacaatttttcaccaaaattgaCTCAACCAACAAGAAAGCAGGACCCTTCGATCTCGTATTGTGTGCCGGCTCCTTCTTCAGCGACACAAACAACGACGAATTGGTTGCTTACAAGAACGGTTTCAAGCATGTTTCGTGCCCGACGTACATTTTAGGCCCAACAACCGAGGCTTCGAACGCCTTTTTCTCAACTTTAGACATGAACGACGACGAAATCTGCCAAAATTTGTCATATTTGGGAAAACGCGGCTTGTACACGACTTCCAGCGGCTTGCGAATCGCCTATTTGAGCGGCACAGAAGCAAAAAGTGACGAAACTGAGACTCCGGCATGgcaatttacgaaaaaagacGTGATTGCTGTTCGAGATTCGTGTCTCGCGAGTAAATCCAGTGGCGAATATCGGGGCGTTGATGTCTTAATAACCGCTCAGGAGCCAAAATTGGGCGAAAATGAAGGTTCTGTGTTGATTTCATGGCTGGCGCTTCAAATTAAACCGAGATATCATTTTTGTTCGATGTCGGAAACGTACAATGAGCGTCCCCCATATCGAACGCCAAGGGATCAAACCACGTCAATTGATCTTTCGACGAGATTAATTACTTTAGCAAGTGTCACTAATGCCACAAAAGCGAAATATTTGTACGCCGCCAACATCCAGCCCGTGGAAAAAATGCGCGTTATCGATTTGCTGCAAAAAACTACCGACGAAACGGAATGTCCTTAcctaaaattgcaatttaatgTCGAAACTTCGTCcggaattaacaaaaatcaggagcaaaatcaatttttctatgACATGAACGATCCGCAGGACTTCCATGGCAAGCGACGACACGGCGGAAACAACCACGGACATCAAAAACGCCCGCGCCAACAACAATTCGACCAAGAAAAATGCTGGTTTTGTCTCTCGTCGCCCGACGTCGAAAAACATCTCGTCATCACGGTCGGCGAAAACTTTTACATGGCGATGCCCAAAGGTCCCATCAACGAAAATCACGTTTTGCTGCTCTCCGTCAACCATATTCAGAGTTCCGCGCTTCTCTCGAACGAAAGTTGGGAGGAACTTTTACGTTTTAAAGACGCTTTGCGGAAATTTTATGCCTCCATTGGACAAGTTGTCTGTTTTTTCGAGAGAAATTACCGCACTTCGCATCTTTTAATTGACTGTATTCCGTTGCCGAAGACCCTGGAATGGCAAATTAAGCTCACAATCAACGACAAAAGCGACGAATATAATTTGCAGATGGAAACGGTGCCGAATTTGATGGATCCGACAGATTTACCCGACCATGGACCTTATTTTTCGATTGAACTTCCTGATGACTCGGTGATGTTAACGCGTcaaatgaagaattttccGATCCAGTTAACAAGGGAGATCATGTGCGCCGAAACTTTGCTGAATGACGAGTCGAAAATCGATTGGCGGGAATGTAAATTGTCAAAAGATGAAGAACTTGAGTACGTGAAGCAGTTTAGACTGAAATTCGGGcattttgactttaatttaGACGAGTtcaaagaataa
- the LOC134829433 gene encoding farnesyl pyrophosphate synthase has protein sequence MLRQVFQRALAQPGRVLTANSSVFGVNQQRGITKSPEKNEMAVDYLTFREQVSPMVKDKKYNMKKAQRAMTTHINYSVPHAINTTVVPKEDLMAFDTVWPDIVRDLDAFVKKNDINMLAQNWITRALQYNVPRGKKNRGLATLVAYKMLSTDYSEEQIRLAHVLGWCVEMLQAVFLIQDDIMDGSPMRRGQPSWHTVQDVGLTAINDSTMIEAGIFHILEKHFADKPYYQYIVKLFHDVIFITTIGQSLDIQTSKQNVLDFTMEKYKAIVRNKTSYYTFYLPVALAMTMTGWNDPEVFRQSRTILLEIGQFFQIQDDFLDVYGDPSVTGKVGTDIQDNKCSWLAVVCNQRASPQQKDILKECYGSSNPEKVETVKKLYNELGLPTVYTIYEEDSYQIISTHIQQTSRGLPHDIFLKIMEKIYRRES, from the exons ATGCTTCGCCAAGTATTTCAACGAGCTTTGGCTCAACCAGGAAGAGTTTTGACCGCCAATTCGAGCGTTTTTGGCGTCAACCAGCAACGCGGCATCACAAAAAGCCCCGAGAAGAACGAGATGGCTGTCGATTACTTGACTTTCAGGGAACAAGTCTCGCCGATGGTCAAAGACAAAAAGTACAACATGAAAAAGGCGCAACG CGCCATGACAACTCACATCAACTACAGCGTTCCGCATGCCATAAACACAACTGTTGTTCCCAAAGAAGATTTGATGGCGTTCGATACCGTTTGGCCCGATATCGTGCGCGATTTGGATGCTTTCGTGAAGAAAAACGACATAAATATGCTCGCGCAGAACTGGATAACGCGCGCTTTGCAATACAACGTGCCACGGGGCAAGAAAAATCGCGGTCTCGCAACGTTGGTTGCCTACAAAATGCTGAGCACGGACTACAGCGAGGAGCAAATTCGACTTGCGCATGTCTTGGGATGGTGTGTTGAGatg CTCCAAGCGGTATTTTTGATCCAAGATGACATCATGGATGGCAGTCCGATGCGTCGCGGGCAACCTTCGTGGCACACAGTTCAAGATGTCGGTCTCACAGCAATTAATGACAGCACAATGATCGAAGCCGGCATCTTTCACATCTTGGAAAAACATTTCGCCGACAAGCCCTACTATCAGTACATCGTGAAATTATTCCATGACGTCATTTTTATCACCACAATTGGGCAATCTTTGGACATTCAAACGTCGAAACAGAACGTTTTGGATTTCACGATGGAAAAATACAAAGCGATCGTTCGCAATAAGACTTCGTACTACACTTTTTACTTGCCAGTTGCTTTGGCAATGACAATGACAGG atggAATGATCCCGAAGTTTTCCGTCAAAGTCGTACTATTTTGCTCGAAATTGGTCAATTTTTCCAGATTCAAGATGATTTCTTGGATGTTTATGGCGATCCGAGTGTCACTGGCAAGGTTGGCACTGATATTCAGGACAATAAATGCTCATGGCTTGCAGTTGTATGCAATCAGAGAGCATCTCCGCAACAAAAAGATATTCTCAAGGAGTGTTACGGATCAAGTA ACCCAGAAAAAGTCGAAACagtcaaaaaattgtacaacgAGCTCGGCCTCCCCACTGTCTACACAATTTACGAAGAGGACTCATACCAAATTATCTCGACACACATCCAACAAACCTCACGCGGACTCCCGCACGacattttcctcaaaattatggaaaaaatctaCCGACGTGAGAGTTAA
- the LOC134829048 gene encoding uncharacterized protein LOC134829048 → MASIATKICANISRNAILTKFVPNYAARAMCTVVMKHKPTDFEKKVLVWAKKYKNVNEVPEIMDLETVQKARGRVLVRITNYAILLTGGVLLYMVYNGHNDQTAHKTLADENMQWHEQNNKAPGGTSAEYFDKLSSEGRSREEAVKITMSSTIKLCSILISRNSLKTFSRTALQRRLCSNSTNKPSSVPVKPSEFEKKMMVFARKYKTVEEIPEKLHPDVIELARNRARIRFANYLIVIILMGCCVSVFSGKRSAELGDTVHKANVDFHIDYNKKAKSEEEYASKFEQMVAQGEKRK, encoded by the exons atggcttCTATTGCGACAAAAATTTGTGCCAACATCTCTCGAAACgcgattttaacaaaattcgtCCCCAATTATGCTGCTCGAGCAATGTGCACTGTCGTCATGAAACACAAGCCGAcagattttgagaaaaaagtgcTCGTTTGggccaaaaaatacaaaaatgtcaACGAAGTTCCTGAAATTATGGA tttGGAAACTGTTCAAAAGGCTCGTGGTCGTGTTTTAGTGAGAATCACCAATTATGCCATTCTTTTAACGGGAGGAGTGCTTCTCTACATGGTctacaa cgGGCATAACGATCAAACAGCCCATAAAACTCTCGCTGACGAGAATATGCAGTGGCATGAACAAAACAATAAAGCACCTGGCGGAACTTCAGccgaatattttgacaaattatccAGCGAAGGACGATCCAGAGAGGAGGCAgtcaaa atAACAATGTCATCCACGATAAAGCTCTGTTCGATCCTCATTTCGCGCAATTCTCTTAAAACCTTCTCTCGAACAGCTCTTCAACGCCGTTTATGTTCCAACAGTACGAATAAGCCATCGTCGGTGCCAGTCAAACCGAGTGAATTCGAAAAGAAAATGATGGTTTTTGCCCGAAAGTACAAAACTGTCGAAGAAATTCCTGAAAAGCTCCA tccGGATGTCATAGAACTCGCTCGTAATCGTGCCCGTATCAGGTTCGCCAACTATTTGATTGTAATAATTCTTATGGGATGCTGTGTCTCGGTTTTTAGTGGCAAAAGATCAGCGGAACTGGGTGACACTGTGCACAAGGCGAACGTCGATTTCCACATTGATTACAACAAAAAGGCGAAATCTGAGGAGGAATATGCATCGAAATTCGAACAAATGGTAGCTCAAGGAGAAAAGAGGAAATAA